The sequence TCGCGGGTGGCGCAGGTCGTGCAGGAATCGACGAAACACCCGACGCCGGCGCGGTCGCCGACCTTGAACTTGGTCACCTTCGATCCGACGGCAGTAATGATGCCGACGATTTCGTGGCCGGGCACCATGGGGAATGTCGAATTGCCCCATTCGTTGCGAGCCTGGTGAATATCGGAATGGCAGACGCCGCAATATTTGATGTCGATAACCACGTCGTCGTCACGCGGTTCGCGGCGTTCGAAGCTGAAAGGGGTGAGCGGCTTCGACGCGTCCGTCGCCGCATATCCTCTTGCAATGGCCATGGGTCTGTCCTTCATGTCTGGGAGATAGCGTGCCCGTTGAGGTGTGGACCTCGGGCAGCGAGACGGACTATGCTGTGCCGGACGCTTTTTGCGTTAGTGCGATCCTGCAAAATTTTTGCACAATCCTGCAAGAGTGGCGGGAGCAGCGTGGCGGCATCGCGTTCGCTCCCTATCTGTGCCTCATCCCGAGCAAACCTAAAACGCAAACCCAAAACACTGGAAAGACGCCGAGCATGACACCTGCCCAACGGACCCCGCGTCAGGAAATGATCGACATCATTGCCCGGATCGCCGGAGAGGACGGCGATTATCCGACGATCATACCGAGCCTCAGCATTCATCGGCATTCGAGTCCGGCAAGGCCCAACTGCGCGGCATACAAGCCGAGCCTGGCGATCATTGTTCAGGGTGCCAAGCGTGTCGTGCTTGGAGAGGAAACCCTAATCTACGGCGCATCGGATTACCTGCTGACCTCGATCGATCTGCCGGTTCTTTCGCAGGTGTCGGTAGCTTCACCCCAAGAACCCTATCTGAGCATGGTCTTCCAGATCGACACCGGGCGGATTCCAGCGCTTCTCGAAACGATCGGCGACGGACCGGCGAAATCAGCCGCCTCGCCGCGCGGCATGACGGTCAGCAAGCTCACGCCGGACCTTGAAGACGCGGCGCTCCGGGTGCTTCGCTTGCTTGACCGGCCAGCCGACATTGCCGCGCTGTTGCCCTTGCTCGAACAGGAGATTCTTTACCGCCTCCTGATCGGACCGCATGGCGCGAGGCTCCGGCAGATGACCACGGCAGAAAGCCAGCCGCACCA is a genomic window of Sinorhizobium numidicum containing:
- a CDS encoding AraC family transcriptional regulator gives rise to the protein MTPAQRTPRQEMIDIIARIAGEDGDYPTIIPSLSIHRHSSPARPNCAAYKPSLAIIVQGAKRVVLGEETLIYGASDYLLTSIDLPVLSQVSVASPQEPYLSMVFQIDTGRIPALLETIGDGPAKSAASPRGMTVSKLTPDLEDAALRVLRLLDRPADIAALLPLLEQEILYRLLIGPHGARLRQMTTAESQPHQVGRAVAWLKEHYSRPLRIDDLASRVSMSVSSLHHHFKAITAMSPLQYQKQLRLQEARRLMLEERLDAGDAGHQVGYDSQAQFSREYARHFGEPPMRDIGRVRRSLVGRLGSEPEMLSEA